AGTGCCGCTCCAAGCAAGGGGACGAAGATAAAGGCTAAAAGCACAGTAATTTCCTCCTAATATATGTAGCAATAAACTTCGATAACGCCTGATGAATTGCGACATATTTCCTTGATCTAGAATCGTTCCCCGCGGATCATCGGATAAACCAAGTAATATAAAAGACGATCAAGATTAAACCACCCACCGACCATGCAAGATAATTGCTATATAATCCATTATGAATCCTACGCAATGAACTGACCCTTGCCGCCACCGCGGGAGCAAAGCTTTGGAATACCCAATCAACCCCGCGATCGATTCGAAAGAGCGTCAATGCAAGAGGTTGGAATGCTTTTTTGCTTTGATCATAGGGATCAAAATACCTTTCCTCGGCTAAACGATAGATTGTCGCTAATCCGGGAAGCCGCCGGATATGATTGGCAGCCTCAACCGCCCGACCGGTTAATTTTACGCCAAGCCAATGATTGAGAATGCCTAGTACGGTCACTGCTACCGTCACCCAGAAGAGCCACCCCAAATTGAAGGCAAAGTGAACTTCGGAGGCATGCTCTCCGAGACCCGTTGCAATTAAGGACGGCTTCACCAGCGTATTCAAAGGCCATGCCTGATAGATGCCAAAGAGAACGCAGCCGATAGCTAAAATCGTTGCCGGCAACAGTAAGGTCCCCGAAGCTTCTTTGGCCTTTTCCGTATGAGCTGTTGAATTACCTAGAAATACCGCATGCCCTAACTTCAATGTTGTGGCTAATGTGATAAAGGCGCCGGCTACCGCCGCGAGAAAGAAAATTGGATAGCCAGCTTCAAGCGTACCCTCAAAAATCAATTCTTTGGATACGAAACCGCTGAAAAGAGGAATCCCGCTTAGAGAAGCCGCTGTCACAATAAAGCAGACGAAGGTCCAAGGCATCTTTCGGCCTAAACCGCCTAATTTCCGAAGATCACTGGTTCCGGTCTGCTGCTCCACTGCTCCCGCTGTCAGAAAAAGAGCCGATTTATACATCGCATGATTGATCAGATGAAAGAGACCGCCGACCACGCCCGCTGGCACGCCAGTCCCGATGCCTAGTACCATATAGCCGACTTGCCCAATGGCGCTGTAAGCTAAAAGACGCTTATAGTCATTTTGCACCAGAGCCATCATATCCGCGCAAATAATGGTAACCGCGCCTATCAGCATTACCACCAACCGCATGATAGGGTCCGGAGTGAAAAAGTCCAAAACGATCCGAGTGACCAGATAAATTCCTAAAAGCTTCTCCACCGCGGAAGGAATCAAGGCCACAAAAGGCAAAGGAGCGTCCACTGCAGCATCCGGAATCCAGCTGTGAAACGGCATAGCGCCCGCTTTTCCCAACGCACCAATGAGCAGTAATAGGAAAGCGACTCCATTCAGTCCGGTAGTTGTCAAATGAACATCGGTCATGACAAACGTTCCGGCTTGAACCCCGATCAGCATTATGCCCAACATTAAACAAAGATCGGTAAAACCGACAATGATGAAGGTTTTCATTCCGGTGCGATAGGAGCGTTCATGGCCAAGAGCGATCAATGCATAAAGCACGATCAAGAGCCCTTCCCAAAAGAAGATTAAGAGAACCAAGTTATTGGCTAAGACCGCTCCCATCGCCATGGCCTCTGCAATAAACAGGAAGCCATAGAACTGATTGTTGGTAGAACGGCCAGTCATATATTTTTGCGAATAAATTGCGATTAACAACGAAAAACCGGCGATGGCCATTGCCATAAATTGGCTAAATGCATACCAGCGCAGTTGAAAGTCGATACCAAATCCTACCCACGGGAGACGGAGGTCGATTTGCTTTCCCCAGAGTAGCAGCGGGAGAAAGAACAATCCTCCTGCGGTCAAAATCGCCAATACCGCTTGAAGGTATTTCATCCGGGATGGAACTGCCAATAAAATTAGGCCAATGACCGCCGGAATCAAAATCAGCGATAAAAGTATCTGGTCCATGGCTTAACTCCCTATCATTTGCCGTACGGCAAGTTGTATGAATTGACTTGGATAATGGATTAGCAATCCGCTGAGTAACGCAACTATAGCTAGAGTGCTGACTGCGACGAGCATTATGGGGGTTCCTTCCCGAGGCGTTTCGTGCTTCGTTTCCCCCATAAAAACGATTGTGAACACGCGGAACAAATAAAGAATCGTCAGCAACGAGCCCACCATGAATACCCCAGCCAGCCATGGATGACCGCTCTGTACCGTTCCACTGATAATCATGTATTTGGCGAAAAACCCGCTAAAAGGCGGAATGCCCATTACTGACAACGAGCATAAAGCGAACGCGGCGGCAGTAACCGGCATCGATTTGGCAAGACCGCCCATTTTTCGAATGTCTTTCGTATGAACGGTATGCTCGACGATGCCGGCGCATAAAAATAAGCCACCCTTTGCCAAGGCGTGGGCTAAAATAAAAAACAATCCGCCAGTGATTGCCAACGGGTTGTTCATGAACAATCCCAGGAATATGAATGCTAATTGACTGACGGTTGAGTAGGCGATAACCCTCTTAATATCATTTTCGACTAAAGCCGCCCCTCCGGTTATTATCGCGCTGGCGGCGATGACCAGCGGCAAAACCTGATGCCATACCGCCCCGATTTCCAAAGTACCCACAAAAATCCGGGCGAAAACAAAAACTCCGATTTTCACTAGCACTGCGGCATGGAGCAGTGCAGTCACAGGCGAGGGAGCAACACCGGCATCGGGCAGCCAGGTATGGAACGGCAAGGTTGCCGATTTGGAGAAAATACCAAACAGGATCAACAAAACTGCCAGATCGGAGGCGGTCTTTCCTTCCATTTGCTGAAGGTTGAATGTTCCAAAGTCGCCGTGCAGGATTATAAATCCCAGGAGCATGGCCAAAGCACCGAAGACCGTAACTAAAAAAGCCTTGTCAGCCCGCAGGCCCACTTCCCGCTCCCGGTAAAACCCAATCAGACGCCAACTGCAGATCGATGAGATCTCCCAAAAAAGATAAATGAAGATCAGGTTCTTCGAGTAAACCAATCCCATCATGGCTCCTAAAAACAATACAACCATTAAGTAGTACTCATTCTGGTTTTCCTCATGTTTAATATATCCAAAAGAGTATAGCACAATAAAAAGACTTACAAACGATGCTGAAAGCGCCATAAAGACGGCCAACGCGTCGGCCGTTAAATTCAGATCCAGGCCTAAAACCAAAGGGATGAATAGGTTGACTGTCCGATTGGAAAGAATCAGACCCGTCAGCGAAGCCGAAGCTATAAAAGCCCCCGCCACCAGCAAAAAAGCAAGTAGATTTCTGAATTTTGGCGATATTCTACCGATGAAAGGCAATGAAAAGGCGCCGATAATCGGCAGTAAAATCGCAAGCAACATCATGTTTCCCATTCTCTTTCCTCACTTGCCGAAATTTATCTATCGAAACGGTCACGAAGACCCGCTGAAAAAATGGAAATTGGCAATCCCAAGATTGTCTCGAAACCTTACAAAGTTATGAAATATAAGGCTTTGCTCAACCACGTATATTTTACACTTCTTTCTGCATAAGTCAATTTAATTCTCTCTTAAAAAACTGCATCCGGCCAATTTTAGCTTTTTCTATTATCCCCCAATCTCCGGAGATAAAGCTTTACGCCGTTTTTGGTCTAAAAGCACAAACTCCTGCATAGGATGATGATGCAGGAAAGGTGGATGGACTTGCCCGAACAAAAAGATAAGATAAAACCGACCGGAGTTCCACATTGGTTTCTCTATGGTACTTTGGGCATCTTTTTAATGCTCCTCAGTGCCTTGGCGGTGATAGCTGTAAAATCAACCTCATTCTCAGCCAATTCATCGGGAATGATTTCGCAGTGGCAAAGTGGGCCCATCCGGCTTGACACTCAAACCAGCCGTTTTATCCTGCGTAAAACTCTTCCGGCTTTGGATCGTTCAGCCGGAGAGGACGACCCCTTTACTTTGCTCGAGTTTAACTGGTCTGAAATTTACTGGCGGTTGGCAGTGAATATTAAAAGCGCCTCTCCGCAAGAGATTCTCAAGGCACAACTACCGTTACTGGCGTTGATTAAACCAAAACCATTGCCTCCGGTCCGGATTATTCAGCATCCTGTTCCCAAGCCCGATATGACGCCCCCTGTTAAGGAGTTTCCGCCGCTACTCAACGAGGCTCCCCTCGTTTTCATTTACCATTCGCATACTACAGAGTCATACCTTCCGGAGAGCGGGAAAGACCATACCCCCAACCAAAAAGGCGACATCGTAAAGGTCGGCAGTTACCTGCAGAAGATACTGGAGGAAAAATACGGCATTCGATGCATACACAACGAAGATATTCACGACACTTTTCCATTCCGCGATTCGTACAAAAGATCGCAAATTACCGTTATGAAGTATCTAAAAGAGTATCCCTCTTTCAAAGTAGTGCTGGACATTCATCGCGACGCTACGCCGGGGATCGACGCCACAGCGATCGTCAAAGGTCAGGAAACCGCGACAATCGCTATCGTGGTCGGGAGCGACAAAATGGGATTGGAACACCCCAACTGGCGCAAGAACCATCAATTTGCGACCGAGTTGGCTGACGCGATGAACCATTATTATCCGGGATTATGCAGCAAGGTAATTTTATCCGATGCCCGGTACAATCAGCATCTCCACGATCATTCCTTAATTATCGAGTTCGGCGACCAGAATTCCACCATCGAAAAGGTTTACCGGGCAGCCGACCGGTTCGCCGAGATTTTAGTATCGGTCATGGATCAAGAAGCCACCCAAGCCAATCCAGGCCAGTAATAACCGTTAGAAGCCATGTGATAAAGTCTCTTTCCAAACGATTCGACTGGCAAGAGGATTTCAAAACGACTTTATCACTTGCTTTTCTGAGCTTTTGTGTTCACCCCGACCTTCGGACAGGGTTTATCACAACGCTTTTAGAAAGCGCCACGCTGTTTTGAAAGGCACGGTCTTACGACCGAGCCTTTCCATCCCCAGTTAAGCTTGTTGAATCTCGCCGTTAATCGTGATCGTTGCCTCATAAAAAGGTACCTGGGCTCCGGATCGCTGTAGAGCTTCCTTTACCAGGCGAACCAAACCGAAGCAGCAGGGAACCTCCATATGGGCCACGGTTACGCTATTGAGGTCGTTTTTGCGGAAGATTTCCGTCAATTTTTCCAGATAACCTTGGCTATCATCCAATTTGGGGCAACCGATGATCAAAGAACGGCCCTTTAAAAACCGGCGGTGAAAATCGGGATAAGCAAAAGGCACACAGTCGGCGGCGATCAATAGATCAGCGTCCTTAAAATAAGGGGCCGTCACCGGAACCAATTCGAGTTGAACCGGCCATTGCCGCAATTCGGGCCGCGGTCCGGACGAAAGACCTTGCTCCGGCTGTGAAACCGGCTCCTCACGCAGCACCATCATCCGGGAGCCCGGGCAGCCTGCGTGTTTAACCGGCTCGCGGCCCGCACTCCGCTTGGAAAGATGTTGATGTACTGCGTCCTCATTAAATTCATCCGCATCCCGCTCAATAATTTGGAGCGCTCCCTGGGGGCACTCTCCCAAACAAGCTCCTAAACCATCGCAATATTGATCTTTGACCAAACGGGCTTTCCCGTCAATAATCTGCAGAGCGCCTTCGGCACACGACGGAACGCATAAACCACAACCATTGCACTTTTCTTCGTCGATCTGAATAATTTTTCGCATTGTCATATGAATCCACTCCTCTATCGCTTAAATTGGAAGCTTTAAACATAATATAACAATCCCGCTGCGAAAAATCTTTGATCTAGATCAAAAACAGCTATCATTCTTGCATGGCCTGTAGTTTTTCCCAGTCGAGTATCCGTAGCGAACGCCGTCCCTCTCCCCCGATCACCCCGGCTTTCTTTAACTTGGCCAGACTCCGGGAGAGCGTCTCCGGGGTCATTCCGAGGTTTTGCGCGAGTTCCCCTTTGGAGATTGTCAACCATAGTTCCCGTGTTTCCGGAGATACGGCGAGACATTGCTGATACAGGTATTTTGCCAATTTGACCGGAGCCTCGTCCAGCGAAAGCGTGGCCAAAAGCTGGTTGAAATGCCGTAAGCGCTGCGATAAGACCGCCAACAGATCCAGCGCCATTTGGGGTTGGCTTTGAATTAGATTCATGAGCGCGCTGCGCTGGATTACGCATACCTCAGCGTCAGTCAAAGCAATACACGTGGCCGGGTAGTCCGTTCCGGTGAACACTGCCACTTCGCCGACGGGTTCATGCGGGCCAATGACATGTAAAATTTGTTCTTTGCCGGTAGTCGATAGCTTAACCACTTTTACCCGGCCTGAACCAACCAGCGTAAACTCAAGGGCGGGAGAACCTTCTGAGAAGATCAAATCGCCTTTGGCATAAAAACGGCGGACCGCCAATTGCGCCAAGGCGGATAACCGCTCTGGCTCGAGCGCACCGAACAATTGCGAGGACCGTAACATCGACTCAACTGTTAACTGATTTTTTCCAGGCATCCGAAACTCCTTCGCTTTTACTGTGTGAGAAGTCTCCATCGAATATTCTCAATTTCAAGCGTTCGGCAGCATTTCGATAAAAAAAGAACAAACCCCCTCTTGCGAGGGGGTTTCGAATTACTGGCCTGATTTTGCGACTCCGACAAGGTCTTTAAATGCTTGACCATCATGAACGGCCAAATCGGCGAGGACTTTGCGGTTAACCTGCACTCCGGCCTTTTTCAAGCCGCTGATGAAAGTGCTATACGACATTCCGTTCATACGGGCCGCCGCATTAATCCGGCTGATCCAAAGTTTCCGGAAATCACGTTTTTTAGCCCGACGGTCCCGGAAGGCATAAGCCAAAGATTTCAAAACTTGCGCATTGGCGGGATGGAAGATTCGGCTCTTGGAACCGCGGTATCCTTTGGCAAGCTTGAGAATTTTTTTATGGCGATGACGGGTTTTAAAACCGCCTTTAGCTCTCGGCATGACAATCTCCTCCTAAAAAATTACTATAAGCAAAGCATACGCTCGACGCGACGCTCGTCGCCGTGGCTGATGATCTCGGCCTTGCGTAAATTGCGTTTGCGTTTTGAGGTTTTGCATTCTAATTGATGTCTCTTAAAGGCATGGTTCTTTTTAATCTTGCCACTGCCGGTTACTTTAAAACGTTTCGCAGCCCCACGATGGGTCTTCATCTTCGGCATGACGGTTCTCCTCTCTATTCCGATTTCCCGGATAATATCATGATCATGTTTTTACCTTCGATCTTGGGTTCGCGTTCCATTACGGCACCGTCGCGAACGCTTTCAAAGAGTTGCATCAGGAGGCTTTTGCCTAAATCAGCATGAACGATTTCCCGGCCCCGGAAACGGATAATTGCCTTTACCTTATCTCCATCCTTGAGAAACTTTTGGGCAGCCTTCACCTTGACTTGAAAATCGTGTTCTTCGATCTTCGGAGTCATGCGAATCTCTTTAATCTCAATGATGCGTTGCTTTTTACGAGCTTCTCGTTCGCGTTTGCTCTGCTCATAACGGTATTTTCCATAATCCATAATTCGGCAAACCGGGGGTTTGGCGTTCGGAGCCACTTCGACCAGATCCAGCTCTTTTTCAAGGGCGATCCTGAGAGCGTCCCTTACCTGCATAATACCTAATTGTTCGCCATCCGCACTAACTACCCGGATCTCCCTGGCCCGGATCTCTTCGTTAATTCGCAACTCGTTACTAATCAGCTGACACCTCCTAAAAACATTCAACAAAAAAAGCGGGGTTGTTCTTCCACCCGCTCTGAAAAGTCAAACAGACATATTTCTTGACTTTATAAACCCAAAGAACCGAGGGTTCTTAGGTGAGAAGCGGATGGCTTCTGCTTCATTTGAACTATACAAAGTATACCATTAACCGTCCGTTTCGTCAACCGCAAATCTGTTCGCCGCTTGAGAAGCCGGGACGGTTCTCTCTCCATCAGGGCAGGCAGGGCTCAGAATTTCTGCCACTCGCCCTGAAACTGCCATAACACCCCGGCCGGGTTTCGGAGATACTAAGCGACGGGAGGTGAAGCACTTGAAAGCCACTACGACCGGTTTGGTTGTCGCCGGCGTCGGTACGCTGGTTTCCAGTTTGGGAGCAGTGCGGTTGAAGCAAAAATGGGGCGCGGGAGTCCTCGGTTTCGGGTTGGCCCATGTTGTATTGGGATTATTGGATCTGGCCCGCCCCACCATCCGCCATTCTTAATTCCTCCCGGGAGGCGTTGAATTACGCCTCTCTTCTTTGTTTTCGGCACCAATCCAGAGCCGTTTGCATGGCCGGGGGAGGCTCCGTGGCAAATTCCAAATACCTGCCGTCGCGGGGATGGTTAAATCCTAACAACGCGGCATGCAGCGCCTGTCCTTGAATGGGAACGGCCTCTTTCCGGTACCCGTAAACCGGGTCGCCCACCAGCGGATAACCCAAATGACTGAAATGGACCCGGATCTGATGGGTCCGGCCCGTTTCCAGCCGTGCTTCCAGATATGCATAGACTCCCAGGTACTCCAAAACTCTATAATTCGTCGCGGCGAACCGGCCGCCGGGAACCACGGCCATTTTTTTACGCTCGACCGGATGGCGGCCGATAGGCGCCTCGATCCGCCCCTGTTCCGGCGGACGACCGTGCACCAATGCCTTGTACATCCGCTTCATGCTGCGTTCTTTGATCTGCCGGGCCAGCGCCAGGTGGCTGTAGTCGTTCTTGGCGACCACCAGGACACCGGAAGTATCCTTATCCAGCCGATGAACGATCCCCGGCCGGATAACCCCGCCGATCCCCGACAGATCCTCACAATGTTCCAACAAAGCATTCACTAGCGTCCCCCGCTGGTTGCCGGCAGCCGGATGCACCACCATCCCACGGGGCTTATTGACCACCACCAGATCCGGATCTTCATATAAAA
This is a stretch of genomic DNA from Hydrogenispora ethanolica. It encodes these proteins:
- a CDS encoding NADH-quinone oxidoreductase subunit L; protein product: MDQILLSLILIPAVIGLILLAVPSRMKYLQAVLAILTAGGLFFLPLLLWGKQIDLRLPWVGFGIDFQLRWYAFSQFMAMAIAGFSLLIAIYSQKYMTGRSTNNQFYGFLFIAEAMAMGAVLANNLVLLIFFWEGLLIVLYALIALGHERSYRTGMKTFIIVGFTDLCLMLGIMLIGVQAGTFVMTDVHLTTTGLNGVAFLLLLIGALGKAGAMPFHSWIPDAAVDAPLPFVALIPSAVEKLLGIYLVTRIVLDFFTPDPIMRLVVMLIGAVTIICADMMALVQNDYKRLLAYSAIGQVGYMVLGIGTGVPAGVVGGLFHLINHAMYKSALFLTAGAVEQQTGTSDLRKLGGLGRKMPWTFVCFIVTAASLSGIPLFSGFVSKELIFEGTLEAGYPIFFLAAVAGAFITLATTLKLGHAVFLGNSTAHTEKAKEASGTLLLPATILAIGCVLFGIYQAWPLNTLVKPSLIATGLGEHASEVHFAFNLGWLFWVTVAVTVLGILNHWLGVKLTGRAVEAANHIRRLPGLATIYRLAEERYFDPYDQSKKAFQPLALTLFRIDRGVDWVFQSFAPAVAARVSSLRRIHNGLYSNYLAWSVGGLILIVFYITWFIR
- a CDS encoding NADH-quinone oxidoreductase subunit L; translated protein: MGNMMLLAILLPIIGAFSLPFIGRISPKFRNLLAFLLVAGAFIASASLTGLILSNRTVNLFIPLVLGLDLNLTADALAVFMALSASFVSLFIVLYSFGYIKHEENQNEYYLMVVLFLGAMMGLVYSKNLIFIYLFWEISSICSWRLIGFYREREVGLRADKAFLVTVFGALAMLLGFIILHGDFGTFNLQQMEGKTASDLAVLLILFGIFSKSATLPFHTWLPDAGVAPSPVTALLHAAVLVKIGVFVFARIFVGTLEIGAVWHQVLPLVIAASAIITGGAALVENDIKRVIAYSTVSQLAFIFLGLFMNNPLAITGGLFFILAHALAKGGLFLCAGIVEHTVHTKDIRKMGGLAKSMPVTAAAFALCSLSVMGIPPFSGFFAKYMIISGTVQSGHPWLAGVFMVGSLLTILYLFRVFTIVFMGETKHETPREGTPIMLVAVSTLAIVALLSGLLIHYPSQFIQLAVRQMIGS
- the spoIIP gene encoding stage II sporulation protein P, with the protein product MPEQKDKIKPTGVPHWFLYGTLGIFLMLLSALAVIAVKSTSFSANSSGMISQWQSGPIRLDTQTSRFILRKTLPALDRSAGEDDPFTLLEFNWSEIYWRLAVNIKSASPQEILKAQLPLLALIKPKPLPPVRIIQHPVPKPDMTPPVKEFPPLLNEAPLVFIYHSHTTESYLPESGKDHTPNQKGDIVKVGSYLQKILEEKYGIRCIHNEDIHDTFPFRDSYKRSQITVMKYLKEYPSFKVVLDIHRDATPGIDATAIVKGQETATIAIVVGSDKMGLEHPNWRKNHQFATELADAMNHYYPGLCSKVILSDARYNQHLHDHSLIIEFGDQNSTIEKVYRAADRFAEILVSVMDQEATQANPGQ
- a CDS encoding ATP-binding protein → MTMRKIIQIDEEKCNGCGLCVPSCAEGALQIIDGKARLVKDQYCDGLGACLGECPQGALQIIERDADEFNEDAVHQHLSKRSAGREPVKHAGCPGSRMMVLREEPVSQPEQGLSSGPRPELRQWPVQLELVPVTAPYFKDADLLIAADCVPFAYPDFHRRFLKGRSLIIGCPKLDDSQGYLEKLTEIFRKNDLNSVTVAHMEVPCCFGLVRLVKEALQRSGAQVPFYEATITINGEIQQA
- a CDS encoding Crp/Fnr family transcriptional regulator → MPGKNQLTVESMLRSSQLFGALEPERLSALAQLAVRRFYAKGDLIFSEGSPALEFTLVGSGRVKVVKLSTTGKEQILHVIGPHEPVGEVAVFTGTDYPATCIALTDAEVCVIQRSALMNLIQSQPQMALDLLAVLSQRLRHFNQLLATLSLDEAPVKLAKYLYQQCLAVSPETRELWLTISKGELAQNLGMTPETLSRSLAKLKKAGVIGGEGRRSLRILDWEKLQAMQE
- the rplT gene encoding 50S ribosomal protein L20 — its product is MPRAKGGFKTRHRHKKILKLAKGYRGSKSRIFHPANAQVLKSLAYAFRDRRAKKRDFRKLWISRINAAARMNGMSYSTFISGLKKAGVQVNRKVLADLAVHDGQAFKDLVGVAKSGQ
- the rpmI gene encoding 50S ribosomal protein L35 — translated: MPKMKTHRGAAKRFKVTGSGKIKKNHAFKRHQLECKTSKRKRNLRKAEIISHGDERRVERMLCL
- the infC gene encoding translation initiation factor IF-3 codes for the protein MLNVFRRCQLISNELRINEEIRAREIRVVSADGEQLGIMQVRDALRIALEKELDLVEVAPNAKPPVCRIMDYGKYRYEQSKREREARKKQRIIEIKEIRMTPKIEEHDFQVKVKAAQKFLKDGDKVKAIIRFRGREIVHADLGKSLLMQLFESVRDGAVMEREPKIEGKNMIMILSGKSE
- a CDS encoding RluA family pseudouridine synthase — translated: MQLQKLKVDDQASGLRLDVFLSNSGLWPSRSFVQKLIAAGGATRNGKPLKASYKIEPGDELEIVWEEPQPLEVVAEAIPLDILYEDPDLVVVNKPRGMVVHPAAGNQRGTLVNALLEHCEDLSGIGGVIRPGIVHRLDKDTSGVLVVAKNDYSHLALARQIKERSMKRMYKALVHGRPPEQGRIEAPIGRHPVERKKMAVVPGGRFAATNYRVLEYLGVYAYLEARLETGRTHQIRVHFSHLGYPLVGDPVYGYRKEAVPIQGQALHAALLGFNHPRDGRYLEFATEPPPAMQTALDWCRKQRREA